The Thiorhodovibrio frisius genome segment GTGTTTTCGGCGTACTCATTTTCTCAGTGCTGCAATTGGCCTTGCAGTTCCATGTGATGCCCGACGCCAACCCCCAGCTCGACCGGCATCTCACCCAGGAGACTGCTGCGCCCGATGGGCAACCGCAGCTCGCGGATACGGATACCCGGCCAGTCGGAACCAGTTTCATCGTCTGGCAGATCCTGATTGCCTTTCTGACCGGCACTCTATCCGCGCTCTTTTATGAGCGAACCCGGCAACGCGAGAAGCTCGCGACGCGCCTGCGTTACGAGCGCAACTTCGCCCTGTTCTCCAACACCCTGGTCCTGGACCGGCCCGATGCGATCCATCATTGCCTGCCCTACATTCTGGACGCCACCCAGTGCTCGCGTGTGTATATTTTTCAGAATTACCTCGATACCGACGGGCGGCTGGCCATGCGGCAAACCCATGAGGCTTGCGCCGAGGGTGCCTGTTCACAGTTGGACAATCCCGCCTTGCAGCATATTGTCTATGCCGAGGATGGTTTCGCGCGCTGGGAGTACGAGCTCGCGCGCGACCACATGATCAACGGCGTTGTTGCCACCTTCCCGGAATCCGAGCGCGCGGTCCTCGAGCCGCAGTCGATTCTCTCCATTCTGGTGATTCCAATCTGGGTCGGAAAGGAATGGGGCGGCTTCGTTGGCTACGATGAAACGCGCCAGGCCAAGCAATGGTCGGCGGACGATCTTAATCTGCTGCGTGCCGCCTCCCAGTCCCTGGGGATGTATCTCGATCGCAAGCAAACCGAGGCCGCGCTGAAAGCGAGCGAGGAAGAATTCCGCATCGCCTTCGAGCATGCCAATGACGGCATTTGCATTGTCGATCTGGCGGGGAATTTCAGCCGGGTGAATCAGCGGATGTGCGATCTCCTCGGCTATTCCCAAACAGAGTTTACGACCATGAGTGTCCATGATATCGCGCATCCGGGCGACAAGGACCTCAGCGGCCATTTCATTGAGCGAAGTCTTGCCGGCACAACGACCACTGGCGTGTTTGAAAAGCGCTATATCTGCAAGGACGGTCGGACGATCTGGGGGCGGGTGTCCAGTGCCCTGGCCCACGATCAGCAGGGCAAACCCTTGCACTTCATTTCCCATCTGCAGGACATTACCCCGGTCAAGGAACTTGTCGATGCCCTGACTACCAGCGAGTCCCGATATCGCCTGCTCGCCGATCATGCCGCCGACGCCATCTGGACCATGGACGAACACCAGAACTACACCTTCGTCAGTCCGGCATTCAAGCGCCTCTACGGCTACACGCTCAAGGAACTGGGCAAGGGACTACCGGAAAAGCTGATTCCGGCGCATTCCCGGCAAGTGATCATGGGACACGTGAAAAAGCGTCTCGCATCCATCAGAGCCGGGATCCCGGATCGCTCCGCCTATCGCATTGAGGTGGAAATGCAAGCCAAGGACGGTCGTCGCATTTGGGTCGAATCCATCACCACTCCCGTTTTCGACGAACAGGATCACTACCGGGGCGTGGTCGGCGTCAGCCGAGATATCACCGACCGCAAAAGAGCCGAGGACGCACTCAAGGCCGGCGAAGAAAAAATGCGGCTCCTCGCCACGCTCGATGACCTAACGAAACTCGCGAACCGCCGCTACTTTCTTGAATTGGTCAAACGCGAGTTGGATCGCAGTCACCGTTACTCCCATCCTTTCTCCCTGATCATGTTCGACGTCGATCATTTCAAGCACATCAATGATACCCGTGGACATGATGCCGGCGATGGGGTGCTGATGGCACTTTCCGCCACCGTTACGGGTACGCTGCGGGTGGCCGATCTTTGCGGACGATTCGGCGGCGAAGAGTTCGTCGCCGGCTTGCCGGAAACCGGCCTGGATGAGGCGTTAGAGGTCGCTGAACGCCTGCGAGTGGTGGTTGAAAACACCGAGATCGAACTAGACAGTGGCGAACTCCTGCGTGTAACCGTCAGCCTGGGGGTGGCGGAACTCAGCGACGCGAGCCCGGACCTGACTGCCCTGCTCAAACACGCCGACTTGGCCATGTACGCGGCCAAGCGCAACGGCCGCAATCGGATTGAACCCTATACGCCGGGCATGGCACTCACCGAGGCTTTTTGACATTGAGAACCATCTCTGCGGCATCCTTCGCTTCTGGTGAGCGCCGATGCGAGTGCGAGGCAGCAGCACGTCCCATATCTCTCTGCATTCCAGGGCGAGCAGGGCGCTGCCATCGGGTTGCCGGAACAGGGCGATCGTCATCTCGCAGCGCTCCCCGCCGTCATCCGCCGGCTAGTGGAGATAGCCGTTCGCCACGTCGAGGGTGAAGTGACTGGCAGGCTGTGTCGCGGCTCTGCGAATCTCGCTCTTGAGTTCCTCGATCTTCGCGAAGGGGAGCCACCAGTCGGCGAAGACCCACTCTGGCATTCGCTCCAGGCAGTCGACAATGTCGAGCCGTATGGCCTGCCTGTCAGTTTAATAGATGCCGAGTTGATCCCAGATGCCATCTACCCGCGCTTTCACTTCAGGGTCCATGACAATCGGCTGGCCCCACTCGCGGCTGGTCTCGCCCGGCCACTTGTTGGTTGCATCCAGGCCAATTTTGGAACCCAGCCCCGACACTGGCGAGGCAAAGTCCAGATAATCGATCGGCGTGTTTTCAATCAGCAGGGTATCGCGTGCCGGGTCCATGCGGGTGGTCATGGCCCAGATGACATCCTTCCAGTCGCGTGCGTTCACGTCATTGTCCACTACGATGACGAACTTGGTGTACATAAACTGGCGCAGGAAAGACCACACCCCCATCATCACCCGCTTGGCATGCCCCGGATATTGCTTGTTCATGCTCACTATCGCGAGGCGGTAGGAACAGCCCTCGGGCGGCAGGTAGAAATCGACAATCTCGGGGAACTGCTTTTGCAGCAGCGGGATGAAGACTTCGTTTAGCGCCAAGCCGAGAATCGCCGGCTCATCCGGTGGCCGGCCGGTGTAGGTGCTGTGGTAGATGGGATCGCGACGGTGGGTAATGCGCTCGATGGTGAAGACCGGGAAGCGATCAACCTCATTGTAATAGCCGGTGTGGTCGCCGTAGGGGCCCTCGTCGGCCATGTCCTCCGGGTGTAGATGTCCTTCGAGCACTATTTCGGCGTTGGCCGGTACCTGCAAGTCCGAACCCAGGCAGGCGGCCAACTCGGTGCGACTGCCGCGCAGTAGACCGGCAAAGGCATATTCCGACAGACTGTCTGGCACTGGTGTCACGGCGCCCAGAATGGTGGCTGGATCTGCCCCGAGCGCGACGGCAATGGGAAAAGGCTCGCCCGGATGCGCCTGCTGCCAGTCGCGATAATCGAGCGCGCCGCCACGGTGCGCCAGCCAGCGCATGATGACGCGATTGGGTCCCAGGACCTGCATGCGGTAGATACCGAGATTTTGCCTTGGCTTCTGTGGTCCGCGCGTGACGACCAGCCCCCAGGTGATCAGGGGGGCGGCATCCCCAGGCCAGCAGTGCTGAATGGGAAAGCGCCGGAGATCGACCGCAGCGCCTTCATGCACCACTTCCTGACAGGCCGGCTGCTTGCGCACCTTTGGCGCCATGTCTAGCACCTTCTTGAATATCGGGAGAGTGCGCCAGGCATCCTTCATGCCTTTGGGTGGATCGGGCTCTTTGAGAAAGGCCAGCAGCGCGCCGATCTCGCGCAGTGCCTCGGTGGTCTCTTCCCCCATGCCGAGCGCGACCCGCTTGGGCGTGCCGAACAGATTGCCGAGCAACGGGATGTCCGAGCCCTTGGGCCGCTCGAACAACAAGGCTGGCCCGCCGGCGCGTAGGGTGCGGTCGCAGATTTCGGTCACTTCCAGATAAGGGTCGACCGGGACGCGCACACGTTTAAGCTCGCCACGCGCCTCGAGCTGTTCGATAAAATCGCGTAAATCTCTGTATTGCATGTGTCTATTCTATCCGAGAACGGGGCAGTCGCGGTATCTGAACTCCACAAAATCTCTCACATCATCCTGTCACTTTTCTCGCGAGCCCCCGTTTTTGTGATATACCACCAAGTCCTAAGCCCATGCCCTAGGGTTCGGGTGGGCCGGATAGATAGCACAGGAGAAGCACATGAAAGCGACAGCACAGGGAAAAGACACCCTCCAATGGGGCGCATGCGCCATTGACGGGGATGACCATTTCGGCCAGAAAACTGCGGCAGACCTGCAATACACAGCCTGCGACGGAGTGGACCCGCAGCCCTTGTCACAGTATGGTGCAGGGCCGCAGGTAGGTGCGCAAGTCCAAGGTGGCCCCGGCTCTTGGCTGTGGGGCGGCCAAGGTGATTCTTCCGATTTTTCGAGTTTTTCCGGTGCGCGGGGGCCTGCATGGGCACGTGGTGACGGCATACAGCAAAGTGAGGGAAACGGGCAATGTGCAATGGTGGTGCAGCCGGATAACTTCGACTACTCCGAGGAATCCATCGCGCAACTGCTTTACATGATCGAGGAAGAGAAGCTTGCTGGTGACTTGTATGATGCGTTTTACGAGCAGACCGGGATTGTTGCTTTTGCTCAGATCGCAGCATCTGAGGATCGGCACATGGCAACACTGCTTGGTCAGGCCGGGGCGATAGGATTGGACACAGCGGAGATTATGGTGCTGCCTTCTGGTGATTACATCAACGAGGATCTCAATGCGCTGTATTCCGAGTTGCTTGAGACAGGTGGCGCATCTGCGGATGCTGCATTGGAAGCTGGGGTGATCGTGGAAAGCACCGATATCGCTGACCTCCAGCAGGCAGCCATCGGACTGGTCGGCACGCCTCTGGGCACAGCATACGAGCACCTGCTAAATGGCTCCGCAGCCCATCTCGCTGCCTTCGAGGGCTTGCTCATCGGCTGAGTCTGGCCGTTCGGTTTATCAGCCCTGCATCATCCCCCCAGCCGTATCACCATGGCGGCGCCTGACGCTGCGCCCAGCAGCAGCGTTGCCAGGCTGGCTGTGCCCGTGCGCCAGCGCAGGCCGGAGGCGAGGGCGTCCGCGCCTTGGGTGGAGATGATGAAGGGCTGACTCAGGGTGCTGGTGTTGCCCACACGCGGCAGTGGCGGTTTGGCGGCCAGGCGCTGTTCGGCTTGCTCGGCAAGCTTGTCGGCCTGTTCTCGCGCCTGTTGCCAATCTTGCAGGTCGATCTCGCCGTCCTGGTTGCGGTCGAACTGACGCATGCGTTCGGGGTCGCGCTTCCAGCGGCGTAGCAACTGGTTGGCCAGGCGCCGGCGTTCTTTGCTGCCGCGTCTGGGGGTCTCGAAGTGACCAAGCAGATAGACCGGCTCGTCGGCGTGGATGCGCTCTTCGGTCAGGCGATAGTTGCGCTCAAGGCCAAAGAAGTTGCTGATGGACTGGGTCGGGGATGACCGCCCGCCGTAAAAACCGTCCGGCTTGCGCGTGCGCCAGGTCTGTTTGTCACGAAACCTGAGGATGGCGCCGGTCGGGTCGACCAGGCACTCGCCGGTGCCGTCATCGAGCAGAAAGGGGTGCTCGGCCTGGCCTTGCTTGACTGTTCGCCAGTTTTTGTTGCGACTGCTGCTGCGTTGTTCTTCCACCTGGTAACGGTACCAGACGCAGGGCGTTTGGGTCAGGGGTGCGATCAGTGGCGCGGAGCGCACGCGCGCGAAGCCGAACAACTCGACATAGCCTTGGGCGGCCGAGCGAATCTTGGCTGTGGGGGTGTCGACAATGATGCGCAGTTGCCAGAAGCTGCGCAGCCCGTAGACGAGCGCGACGAGTGCCGCAATGAGCGCGCCGCTGGCGATGAACCAGAACTCTCCGGTCTCGGCCTGCAGAACCCAGTCGCGGTAGGCGTTCATGGTGGGCTGGCTCCTGTTGGTGGAGAATCTGGGCGCTGGGGTTAGCCCGCGCTCAGTCAGTCGCCACGGAATTTAGTTGGCGCGGAATAGGGCGTTGAGATCCGGGTTGCTGCGCGCCTCGCGAAATTTGAGCAGATCGCGCGGGCGGAAGCGAAAGCGCCGGGCAATGATGGCATCGGGAAATTGCTCTAGGCGGATGTTGTGTAGATTCACGCTCTCGTTGTACAGCTCACGGCGGTCGGCGATGGTGTCTTCAAGTTGGGAGATGCGCTGGGACAGCTGGCGAAAGCTGCGGTTGGCTTTGAGGTCCGGGTAGCCCTCGGCCAAGGCGAGCAGGCGGCCGAGTCCGGCGCGCAGTTCGCTCTCGGCGGGGCCCAGGGCGCGCACGTCGCCGCGGTCGGTGGCACTTTGTACCTGGTTGCGGGCACGCACGATGCGCTCGAGCGTCTCCTGCTCATAGCGCATGTACTCTTTGCACAGGGTGACCAGCTTGGGGATTTCGTCATGGCGCTGCTTGAGCACCACGTCGATGTTGGACCAGGATTTGGCGACTGTGTGCTTGAGCCGGACCAGATTGTTGTAGATGAGTACCCCGTAGGCGAACACGAGCAGCATCAGGGTGAGCAAGACGATCAGCGTGATGTTCATGGGCTTGCGCGCTTCCTGGTACAGGTCGTGGTGGGTCAGTCGGCGCTCTCTGGTGCCGGGCTGGCGGCATTGGCGCCCACCGGCTTGAGCCAGAACACCATGGGTTTGGAAGACTCCTGCGCCTCGCCGATCTCGCGCCAGTTAAAGCAAGTGTACAGCTGCGGCTCACGATCATAGCCGCGACGCTGCCAGAAGGCATGCAGGCTGCGATAGTCGATGGGGCGGCGCGGGTCATCCTGCGCGCGCTCCACGGCGCAGAAGGCATAGTAGTCAAAGCCGCCGATGCGCTCGGCATGGCGTTCGCGCTCTTCAAAAAATCGCGAGCCAATCCCGCGACCGCGATATTGCGGATAAAGGACGGATTCACCCAGGTAAAACACCCGATCAGGGTCGATGCCAAAGCCATCGAAGGGTTCGCGCGCTTCTTCTGGCGCGTGTCGCATGGGGACGGCGGTGGATGCACCTATGACCTGATCGCCGTCGGTGGCCAGCACAATGATGCTGTCAGGGCTTTCTGAATAAGTGCGCAGATAGCGCATTTCGTATTTGCTATCGCCGTCGTAGAGGTAGGGATACTCGCGGAATACGGCAATGCGCAGCGCTGCCAGTGCCGGGAGGTTTTCGATTAGTTCGGGGCCGGTAATCGGCGATATTTTGATATCCGGGGCCGTCATTCTCGATCCTGGGTGAATAATCGCTTGGTGGTTGTCAACTCGTTGTCAGCGGATGCGAGCGGCCATGCGGAGGGGGAGCAAACCTGAGCGATGCCGGGTTGGTTCTCAGGTTGCCGCCGCAGGGTCTGTCAGTCGCGTCCAGGAATAATCGCCTTCCAGCCGATAGCTGCCGGTAAAGGCATGCGGCGGCTGCCCGCGCCAGTCGGCCGGCGAGAGCATGGACCAGAAGCGCGAGCCGTCCTGCTTGCAATACAAGTGATAAATGTGCCCCGGCTTGCGCTCAAAGCCACAGTCCGCCTGATGCAGGTTCTGTTCGTCCTCCGCCTGTTTGAGAATCGCGCGGGCACTGTCTTGCAGATGGCGAATTTGATCGGCGATCAACCCAAGCTTGGCGCTGGTGCGCGCGCTTAGCATGGCTTCGACCCGACCGACCTGTTCGGTAAGATCGGGCGCGTGGAAAGCGGGTGCCAGGCGGCTGACTGGGTAGGTGGAGCTGTGCGCCGGCTGGGTGGCGGTCATGAGGTTGGCAGTCAAGTCTTCGGCAGTATTGCCCATTTGGGCGTTAACTGCGTCTGCCGGGTCAGGGGGATGTTGGTTCATTGCTGGTGTTGGCTTTGTGGTCACAGTTGTTATGATCGGCCATGACAGTCTTTGTCGCAACCCGCCCCGGTGCTTTTCAGCGGGTGCTTGCGTGCCATGTCAGCAGCGGTGGCAGGCCTCATTGTTGCAGGCTTCTCCCGCCATCAACGGCGATGATTTGCCCGCTGATGTAGGGCGCGTCGCGTACCAAAAACAGCAGGGTGCGGGCGATATCTGCCGGGCTTCCCGGGCGTTGCAGCGCGGTGCGCTCCAGAATCTCGGTTTTTGTCGCATCATCCATGCCTTCTTCCGGCCAGAGGATGGCGCCCGGGGCGATGCCATTGACTCGCACCTCGGGCCCGAGTTCGCGCGCCAGCGCCTTGACCATCATGGCATTGCCGGCTTTGGCGATGGAATACACCGGATATTGCTTCAGCGGGCGCTCGGCATGAATGTCGACCAGATTGATCACACAGCCGCCGCTCGCGCGCAGCAGAGGGGCGAGGGCTTGAGTGAGAAAAAACGGCGCCCGCAGGTTGCTGCCGATGAGGTCATCCCAATGGCTGTCGCTGACCTCCCCGAGCGGGGTCGGGTAGAAGCTCGAGGCATTGTTGACCAGAATGTCCAGCCGCTGGCGAAATGCGCGCGCGGCCTGTTCGAGCCTTGCAATGCTGTCGCTCTCGTTCAGGTCGCAGGCCACCAGCGCAACGGAGTTGGCGCGCGCTTGCTCAAGCTCGGCTTTCAGTGCTTCGGCGGGCGCGACCGAGCGGCGATAATGCAGCAGCAGATCGCAGCCGGCGGCATGCAGGGTGCGCGCAATCTCGGCGCCAATGCGCGCTGCCGCACCGGTAATCAGCGCGACCTGGCCGGTCAGGCTTGGGTTGTTTGCGGGAGTGTTGGTCATATTGCTTTAGCAAATAAGCCGAAAGTTCCTGTCCGGTGGGTATAGAGTTTGCGAATTCTTGAGGGACTTCGCCTCAAGC includes the following:
- a CDS encoding PAS domain S-box protein gives rise to the protein MKDPMLPLRRLARRFRLSPRTRAVVSVGVFGVLIFSVLQLALQFHVMPDANPQLDRHLTQETAAPDGQPQLADTDTRPVGTSFIVWQILIAFLTGTLSALFYERTRQREKLATRLRYERNFALFSNTLVLDRPDAIHHCLPYILDATQCSRVYIFQNYLDTDGRLAMRQTHEACAEGACSQLDNPALQHIVYAEDGFARWEYELARDHMINGVVATFPESERAVLEPQSILSILVIPIWVGKEWGGFVGYDETRQAKQWSADDLNLLRAASQSLGMYLDRKQTEAALKASEEEFRIAFEHANDGICIVDLAGNFSRVNQRMCDLLGYSQTEFTTMSVHDIAHPGDKDLSGHFIERSLAGTTTTGVFEKRYICKDGRTIWGRVSSALAHDQQGKPLHFISHLQDITPVKELVDALTTSESRYRLLADHAADAIWTMDEHQNYTFVSPAFKRLYGYTLKELGKGLPEKLIPAHSRQVIMGHVKKRLASIRAGIPDRSAYRIEVEMQAKDGRRIWVESITTPVFDEQDHYRGVVGVSRDITDRKRAEDALKAGEEKMRLLATLDDLTKLANRRYFLELVKRELDRSHRYSHPFSLIMFDVDHFKHINDTRGHDAGDGVLMALSATVTGTLRVADLCGRFGGEEFVAGLPETGLDEALEVAERLRVVVENTEIELDSGELLRVTVSLGVAELSDASPDLTALLKHADLAMYAAKRNGRNRIEPYTPGMALTEAF
- the ubiD gene encoding 4-hydroxy-3-polyprenylbenzoate decarboxylase, whose translation is MQYRDLRDFIEQLEARGELKRVRVPVDPYLEVTEICDRTLRAGGPALLFERPKGSDIPLLGNLFGTPKRVALGMGEETTEALREIGALLAFLKEPDPPKGMKDAWRTLPIFKKVLDMAPKVRKQPACQEVVHEGAAVDLRRFPIQHCWPGDAAPLITWGLVVTRGPQKPRQNLGIYRMQVLGPNRVIMRWLAHRGGALDYRDWQQAHPGEPFPIAVALGADPATILGAVTPVPDSLSEYAFAGLLRGSRTELAACLGSDLQVPANAEIVLEGHLHPEDMADEGPYGDHTGYYNEVDRFPVFTIERITHRRDPIYHSTYTGRPPDEPAILGLALNEVFIPLLQKQFPEIVDFYLPPEGCSYRLAIVSMNKQYPGHAKRVMMGVWSFLRQFMYTKFVIVVDNDVNARDWKDVIWAMTTRMDPARDTLLIENTPIDYLDFASPVSGLGSKIGLDATNKWPGETSREWGQPIVMDPEVKARVDGIWDQLGIY
- a CDS encoding DUF2202 domain-containing protein, encoding MKATAQGKDTLQWGACAIDGDDHFGQKTAADLQYTACDGVDPQPLSQYGAGPQVGAQVQGGPGSWLWGGQGDSSDFSSFSGARGPAWARGDGIQQSEGNGQCAMVVQPDNFDYSEESIAQLLYMIEEEKLAGDLYDAFYEQTGIVAFAQIAASEDRHMATLLGQAGAIGLDTAEIMVLPSGDYINEDLNALYSELLETGGASADAALEAGVIVESTDIADLQQAAIGLVGTPLGTAYEHLLNGSAAHLAAFEGLLIG
- a CDS encoding GIDE domain-containing protein; this encodes MNAYRDWVLQAETGEFWFIASGALIAALVALVYGLRSFWQLRIIVDTPTAKIRSAAQGYVELFGFARVRSAPLIAPLTQTPCVWYRYQVEEQRSSSRNKNWRTVKQGQAEHPFLLDDGTGECLVDPTGAILRFRDKQTWRTRKPDGFYGGRSSPTQSISNFFGLERNYRLTEERIHADEPVYLLGHFETPRRGSKERRRLANQLLRRWKRDPERMRQFDRNQDGEIDLQDWQQAREQADKLAEQAEQRLAAKPPLPRVGNTSTLSQPFIISTQGADALASGLRWRTGTASLATLLLGAASGAAMVIRLGG
- a CDS encoding LemA family protein, with product MNITLIVLLTLMLLVFAYGVLIYNNLVRLKHTVAKSWSNIDVVLKQRHDEIPKLVTLCKEYMRYEQETLERIVRARNQVQSATDRGDVRALGPAESELRAGLGRLLALAEGYPDLKANRSFRQLSQRISQLEDTIADRRELYNESVNLHNIRLEQFPDAIIARRFRFRPRDLLKFREARSNPDLNALFRAN
- a CDS encoding GNAT family N-acetyltransferase; this encodes MTAPDIKISPITGPELIENLPALAALRIAVFREYPYLYDGDSKYEMRYLRTYSESPDSIIVLATDGDQVIGASTAVPMRHAPEEAREPFDGFGIDPDRVFYLGESVLYPQYRGRGIGSRFFEERERHAERIGGFDYYAFCAVERAQDDPRRPIDYRSLHAFWQRRGYDREPQLYTCFNWREIGEAQESSKPMVFWLKPVGANAASPAPESAD
- a CDS encoding DUF2452 domain-containing protein, translating into MGNTAEDLTANLMTATQPAHSSTYPVSRLAPAFHAPDLTEQVGRVEAMLSARTSAKLGLIADQIRHLQDSARAILKQAEDEQNLHQADCGFERKPGHIYHLYCKQDGSRFWSMLSPADWRGQPPHAFTGSYRLEGDYSWTRLTDPAAAT
- a CDS encoding pteridine reductase: MTNTPANNPSLTGQVALITGAAARIGAEIARTLHAAGCDLLLHYRRSVAPAEALKAELEQARANSVALVACDLNESDSIARLEQAARAFRQRLDILVNNASSFYPTPLGEVSDSHWDDLIGSNLRAPFFLTQALAPLLRASGGCVINLVDIHAERPLKQYPVYSIAKAGNAMMVKALARELGPEVRVNGIAPGAILWPEEGMDDATKTEILERTALQRPGSPADIARTLLFLVRDAPYISGQIIAVDGGRSLQQ